The following coding sequences lie in one Halorarum halophilum genomic window:
- a CDS encoding MEDS domain-containing protein, which yields MNYKVERSNHRNAPSRESGLEGLRQGPEFRGPVDSPDDHEHSNDHFALVYENREEQFASAIPFIRQGLERGERCLYVADDNSREDVLKAMRDHGIDVDAAIESGALTVSTPTDTYRRTGEFDRTTMLEFWEESLEEAKAEGGHTGLRAAAEMTWALDGDTSTDDLVEYEAVLNSLYQDEDYVVLCQYNRERFPAAVIHDVIKTHPLVISDGTVSQNFYYTPPETFFGSEVMETKVERMIETLQKRTEVKVELQERQEYLERVFESSHDAILIVDPGADEIVDANPAATEMFGYTHDELLTLGPSDVHPDELDRFQEFVEEVFAEGTGWIDELTCRTKAGGRMPAEISASRMEYDGNSVVVAVVRDISERRKWEQAQRSLYEITSDPDRPFTEKLHAVLELGCEQFDLDLGGVARVDPETDRFEVETISGEHDHLVPNEQYPLSETYCRLTLGEGETTEVTDPVGRGFEDKLCYERFGVRAYLGTYFEVEAGDGRTFFFLSDRPREEQFSDAERTFLRLMGQWVKYELERHQREQELRERTEHLSAIVETTPECIKTVAADGTLLQMNPAGLEMVEADSDSDVIGSCVYDLIAPEHREEFREFNERICRGERGTLEFDIVGLDGTRRHMETHAAPLRSSDGTTSHVALTHDITAQVERERELERALDLLEKTERIADVGGWEIDTRTMEVFWTDHIFDLLEVSADEEPPLDDALDMYHRADRPIVEEAVEEALDSADPFDVEARIRTDSGDVRWLRIQGVPETVDDDVVSLRGAAQDITERKRREQRLEVVIDRLEASNSRLEQFAYAASHDLQEPLRMVSSYLKLVRQRYADDLDEDGEEFIEFAVDGAERMREMVEGLLAYSRVETQGGPLEPIDLDAAFDDVLADLRIQIEETNAEITADELPCVTGDASQLRQVFQNLLENAITYSGDEPPRVHVSAERDGSKWKVSVSDEGIGIEPEHRERIFEVFQRLHTSGEYDGAGIGLALCERIVERHGGEIWVESTPGEGATFSFTLPAIQNPDR from the coding sequence ATGAATTACAAAGTCGAGCGCAGCAACCATCGGAATGCGCCGAGCCGTGAAAGCGGCCTCGAGGGGCTGCGCCAGGGCCCGGAGTTCCGGGGCCCGGTCGACTCTCCCGACGACCACGAACACTCGAACGACCATTTCGCGCTCGTCTACGAGAACCGCGAAGAGCAGTTCGCGTCCGCGATCCCGTTCATCCGTCAGGGCCTCGAACGCGGTGAGCGTTGTCTGTACGTCGCCGACGACAACTCCAGGGAGGACGTCCTGAAGGCGATGCGGGACCACGGCATCGACGTGGATGCCGCCATCGAATCGGGTGCGCTCACTGTCTCCACGCCGACGGACACGTACCGTCGAACCGGCGAGTTCGATCGAACGACGATGCTGGAATTCTGGGAGGAGTCACTCGAAGAGGCGAAGGCCGAAGGGGGGCACACGGGGCTCAGGGCGGCCGCCGAGATGACCTGGGCCCTCGACGGGGACACGAGCACCGACGACCTGGTCGAGTACGAGGCCGTACTCAATTCGCTCTACCAGGACGAGGACTACGTCGTCCTGTGCCAGTACAACCGAGAGCGGTTCCCTGCTGCGGTCATCCACGACGTCATCAAGACCCACCCACTCGTCATCTCCGACGGGACAGTCTCGCAGAACTTCTATTACACACCGCCTGAGACGTTCTTCGGTTCCGAGGTAATGGAGACGAAAGTCGAGCGCATGATAGAGACGCTGCAGAAACGGACTGAGGTGAAGGTGGAACTGCAGGAGCGACAGGAGTACCTCGAACGGGTGTTCGAGAGCAGTCACGACGCCATCCTGATCGTCGACCCTGGGGCGGACGAGATCGTCGACGCGAACCCGGCCGCGACCGAGATGTTCGGCTACACGCACGACGAATTGCTGACACTCGGTCCCTCCGACGTTCATCCCGACGAACTGGATCGGTTCCAGGAATTCGTCGAAGAGGTGTTCGCGGAGGGCACTGGATGGATAGATGAACTCACCTGTCGCACCAAAGCCGGAGGTCGGATGCCGGCAGAGATCTCCGCGTCACGGATGGAATACGACGGCAATTCGGTCGTAGTCGCGGTGGTTCGCGACATCAGCGAACGCAGGAAATGGGAACAGGCCCAGCGGAGCCTGTACGAGATCACGTCCGATCCAGACCGTCCGTTCACCGAAAAACTCCATGCGGTCCTCGAGCTAGGCTGTGAGCAGTTCGACCTGGACCTCGGTGGGGTCGCCCGGGTTGACCCCGAGACCGACCGGTTCGAGGTGGAGACGATCAGCGGCGAGCACGACCACCTCGTGCCGAACGAACAGTATCCGCTCTCGGAGACCTACTGTCGGTTGACCCTTGGCGAAGGAGAGACCACAGAGGTAACCGATCCAGTCGGCCGAGGATTCGAAGACAAACTCTGCTACGAACGGTTCGGCGTCCGGGCGTACCTCGGAACCTACTTCGAAGTTGAAGCCGGCGACGGCCGGACGTTCTTCTTCCTCTCGGACCGGCCCCGAGAAGAGCAGTTCTCGGATGCCGAACGCACGTTCCTCCGCCTGATGGGGCAGTGGGTGAAGTACGAGCTCGAGCGCCACCAACGAGAACAGGAACTACGCGAGCGTACGGAACACCTGAGTGCGATTGTCGAGACCACGCCCGAGTGCATCAAGACCGTTGCCGCCGACGGGACGTTGCTTCAGATGAACCCCGCAGGGCTGGAGATGGTGGAGGCGGACTCGGACTCCGACGTGATTGGCAGCTGCGTCTATGACCTGATCGCTCCCGAACACCGCGAGGAGTTCCGCGAGTTCAACGAGCGGATCTGCCGGGGTGAACGCGGAACCCTGGAGTTCGATATCGTCGGTCTGGATGGCACGCGCCGGCACATGGAGACGCACGCGGCCCCCCTGCGCAGCTCCGACGGGACGACCTCACACGTGGCGCTGACGCACGACATCACCGCACAGGTCGAACGTGAACGCGAGCTCGAACGGGCACTTGACTTACTCGAGAAGACCGAGCGTATCGCGGACGTCGGTGGATGGGAGATCGACACTCGGACGATGGAGGTGTTCTGGACCGACCACATCTTCGACCTTCTGGAGGTGTCTGCGGATGAGGAGCCGCCACTGGACGATGCGCTCGACATGTACCACCGGGCGGACAGGCCGATCGTCGAGGAGGCTGTCGAGGAGGCGCTCGACTCCGCCGACCCCTTCGACGTCGAGGCGCGGATTCGTACGGACAGCGGCGACGTGCGCTGGCTTCGCATCCAGGGAGTGCCGGAGACCGTCGACGATGATGTCGTTTCGCTCCGCGGGGCAGCCCAGGATATCACCGAGCGCAAACGGCGCGAGCAACGGTTAGAGGTGGTGATCGATAGGCTCGAAGCCTCGAACAGCCGCCTCGAGCAGTTCGCCTACGCCGCGTCCCACGATCTCCAGGAACCCCTCCGGATGGTTTCGAGTTATCTCAAGCTCGTGAGGCAGCGATACGCCGACGATCTCGACGAGGACGGCGAGGAGTTCATCGAGTTCGCCGTCGACGGCGCCGAGCGTATGCGCGAGATGGTTGAGGGGCTGCTCGCGTATTCGCGGGTCGAGACGCAAGGCGGCCCGCTCGAACCCATCGACCTCGACGCCGCATTCGACGACGTGTTGGCGGACCTCCGGATTCAGATCGAGGAGACCAACGCCGAGATTACTGCCGACGAGCTCCCCTGCGTAACGGGTGACGCCAGCCAACTTCGCCAAGTTTTCCAGAACTTGCTCGAGAACGCGATCACCTACAGCGGCGACGAGCCGCCACGAGTCCACGTGTCTGCCGAACGCGATGGCTCCAAGTGGAAGGTGTCAGTTTCCGACGAAGGAATCGGCATCGAACCGGAACACCGTGAGCGCATCTTCGAGGTGTTCCAACGCCTCCACACGAGCGGTGAGTACGATGGGGCCGGTATCGGCCTCGCGCTCTGCGAACGGATCGTCGAGCGTCACGGCGGCGAGATCTGGGTCGAATCCACCCCCGGCGAGGGGGCGACGTTCTCGTTTACGCTTCCTGCGATACAGAACCCCGATCGGTAA
- a CDS encoding response regulator, with product MGRAPSEEMVDILLVEDNPGDVRLTEEAFKDACVKNELHTARRGGEALDFLHQRGDFEDATRPDIVLLDLNLPGRNGKEVLEEIRTTPKLKPIPVIVLTSSTADEDIVRSYVENANAYLTKPVDAEEFIDLVRTISEFWIQIVHLPPTEG from the coding sequence ATGGGTCGAGCCCCCTCGGAGGAGATGGTCGATATTCTCCTGGTCGAGGACAATCCAGGTGACGTCAGACTCACCGAAGAGGCGTTCAAGGACGCCTGCGTGAAGAACGAGTTACACACCGCCAGGCGCGGCGGTGAGGCGCTCGACTTCCTCCACCAGCGAGGCGACTTCGAGGACGCCACGCGACCGGACATCGTCCTCCTGGACCTCAACCTGCCCGGGAGAAACGGGAAGGAGGTCCTCGAGGAGATCAGGACGACCCCGAAGTTGAAACCCATTCCCGTGATCGTCCTCACCAGTTCGACTGCCGACGAGGACATCGTCAGGAGTTACGTGGAGAACGCGAACGCGTACCTCACGAAACCGGTCGATGCGGAGGAGTTCATCGATCTCGTCCGGACGATCAGCGAGTTCTGGATTCAGATCGTCCACCTGCCGCCTACCGAGGGGTGA
- a CDS encoding DUF5794 domain-containing protein, protein MSTSRHPIALRLEQRVGGATRLLATVMGLPLIDGIFPALVIAGALTVPFGIVETGLLIFGGSATMAVVLAEMEGTPRQKAFSILLLGAVIVPVAVAEAALAHTIQSLLSETFHRFAGLVILAVAAKTASAEVGEYLPRPGAIIALGLVASFEPSGAQLSVSLDPGLLARAGAAAGVGVGFALAVALAGDHLRDRVDIDRFRFGSAVALGMLSLSVLGLLPTDQPVALGVLCVTAVFSYDPDASGESSSTSEPVSGPGAATTDLAGHTGAASNTDLRGDAGPASTADLGGDTGAASATDLDGGTGAASATDGGADGLPTGAHPAGGASAGAGTGTDDEDSTASIDPVDGGGTGDDGTDSGSDSDEGPNRAPWL, encoded by the coding sequence ATGAGCACGTCACGACACCCGATCGCCCTCCGCCTCGAGCAGCGCGTCGGCGGTGCGACGCGTCTGCTCGCGACCGTGATGGGCCTCCCGCTGATCGACGGCATCTTCCCCGCGCTCGTCATCGCGGGGGCGCTGACGGTCCCGTTCGGGATCGTCGAGACGGGGCTCCTCATCTTCGGGGGATCGGCGACGATGGCGGTCGTGCTCGCGGAGATGGAGGGGACGCCCCGACAGAAGGCGTTCTCGATCCTCCTGCTCGGCGCCGTGATCGTCCCGGTCGCCGTCGCCGAAGCAGCGCTTGCACATACCATCCAGAGCCTGCTCTCCGAGACGTTTCACCGCTTCGCTGGACTGGTCATCCTCGCAGTCGCGGCCAAGACGGCGAGCGCGGAGGTCGGCGAGTACCTCCCGCGGCCGGGCGCCATCATCGCGCTCGGCCTGGTGGCGAGCTTCGAACCGAGCGGCGCACAGCTTTCGGTGAGTCTCGACCCCGGCCTGCTCGCGCGGGCAGGGGCCGCGGCGGGGGTCGGCGTCGGCTTCGCGCTGGCGGTGGCGCTCGCGGGGGACCACCTGCGCGACAGGGTCGACATCGACCGCTTCCGCTTCGGCTCGGCGGTCGCGCTGGGAATGCTGTCGCTGTCGGTGCTGGGGCTCCTCCCGACCGATCAGCCCGTCGCGCTGGGCGTGCTCTGCGTGACGGCCGTGTTCTCGTACGATCCGGACGCGTCTGGCGAGTCGAGTTCGACGTCCGAACCCGTGTCCGGGCCGGGTGCCGCGACCACCGACCTCGCCGGGCACACCGGTGCCGCCTCGAACACCGACCTCCGCGGGGATGCGGGTCCCGCCTCGACCGCCGACCTCGGCGGAGATACCGGGGCTGCTTCGGCCACTGACCTCGACGGCGGCACCGGTGCCGCCTCGGCCACGGACGGCGGCGCGGACGGTCTCCCGACCGGCGCCCATCCGGCGGGCGGCGCGTCCGCGGGAGCGGGGACCGGGACGGACGACGAGGACTCCACGGCCAGCATCGACCCCGTCGACGGCGGGGGAACCGGCGACGACGGAACGGACTCGGGGTCCGACTCCGACGAGGGGCCGAACCGGGCGCCCTGGCTGTAG
- a CDS encoding acyl-CoA dehydrogenase family protein → MEFALSEEQRQLRDEVRRFAENEIAPVASEHDQEESYPYEVMEKAAEMGLTGPHIPVEYGGVGYDSFETAIITEELFAVDPGIGLCITSAAFGGEAIMGFGTDEQKEECLTPITEGEAVMGAAISEPQAGSDVTGITTSAEKDGDEWVVDGNKMWITNGSVGDYFVVMCETDPDQEDRYMGYSQIIVESDRDGFDAEKITGKMGIRASDTAELIFDDVRVPEENLVGSRGMGFLQLMQFFDETRTAVAAQGVGIAKGAAERALEYTQEREQFGRSISEFQAVKHELAEAFTNVRAARNLTYESAWAVENDPDGLTKLASMAKEFASRTAVESADTAVQLHGGAGFVNDHDVERLYRDAKITQIYEGTTQIQKNIIARELLDEGF, encoded by the coding sequence ATGGAGTTCGCGCTCTCTGAGGAACAACGGCAGTTGCGGGACGAGGTCAGGCGGTTCGCGGAGAACGAGATCGCGCCCGTCGCGAGCGAGCACGACCAGGAGGAGTCGTACCCCTACGAGGTCATGGAGAAGGCAGCCGAGATGGGGCTCACCGGCCCGCACATCCCCGTCGAGTACGGCGGCGTCGGCTACGACTCCTTCGAGACAGCCATCATCACCGAGGAACTGTTCGCCGTCGACCCCGGCATCGGGCTCTGCATCACCTCCGCCGCGTTCGGGGGCGAGGCGATCATGGGCTTCGGCACCGACGAGCAGAAGGAGGAGTGCCTGACGCCCATCACCGAGGGCGAGGCGGTCATGGGCGCCGCCATCAGCGAGCCGCAGGCCGGCTCCGATGTGACGGGCATCACCACCAGCGCCGAGAAGGACGGCGACGAGTGGGTCGTCGACGGCAACAAGATGTGGATCACGAACGGGTCGGTCGGCGACTACTTCGTCGTGATGTGCGAGACGGACCCCGACCAGGAGGACCGCTACATGGGCTACTCCCAGATCATCGTCGAGTCCGACCGCGACGGCTTCGACGCCGAGAAGATCACGGGGAAGATGGGCATCCGCGCGAGCGACACCGCCGAACTCATCTTCGACGACGTGCGCGTCCCCGAGGAGAACCTCGTCGGCTCCCGCGGGATGGGCTTCCTCCAGCTCATGCAGTTCTTCGACGAGACGCGGACCGCCGTGGCCGCCCAGGGCGTCGGCATCGCGAAGGGCGCCGCCGAGCGCGCGCTGGAGTACACCCAGGAGCGCGAGCAGTTCGGCCGGTCCATCTCGGAGTTCCAGGCGGTCAAACACGAGCTCGCGGAGGCGTTCACCAACGTCCGGGCCGCCCGGAACCTCACGTACGAGTCGGCCTGGGCCGTCGAGAACGATCCCGACGGGCTGACGAAGCTCGCGTCGATGGCGAAGGAGTTCGCCTCGCGGACCGCCGTCGAGTCGGCCGACACGGCGGTCCAGCTCCACGGCGGGGCCGGCTTCGTGAACGACCACGACGTCGAGCGGCTCTACCGCGACGCGAAGATCACGCAGATCTACGAGGGTACCACGCAGATCCAGAAGAACATCATCGCCCGCGAACTCCTCGACGAGGGGTTCTGA
- a CDS encoding two pore domain potassium channel family protein, translated as MTILYTILGIVLLVAVVVDILWTTLWVDGGAGPLSSRLSNGIWNLLRTVSSRHSRGLSLAGPIILISSLMMWIGLLWIGWTFVFAGGENAIIDTRDGGPVTWTGRLYYVAYTMFTDGNGDFTPNGGVWQMASSFTTGSGMLFATLGVSYILSILGAVADKRAFANSVTGLGMRSEEFLRSGWNGENFNDFDDVLDTLSADLNMLAEQHKSYPILHYYHSEGEDEASPMAVAILSEALTLLHYGVPDEKCPNGALVETTRSSTKDYLQTLDNAFIEPAEQAPPAPDLDRLRETDIPTVADEDFAEAIQEMDESRRKLLAAVEADAWYWPSESDE; from the coding sequence GTGACGATACTGTACACCATCCTCGGTATCGTCCTTCTCGTCGCAGTAGTCGTCGATATCCTCTGGACGACGCTCTGGGTCGACGGCGGTGCTGGCCCGCTCTCCTCCCGGCTATCCAACGGGATTTGGAACCTCCTTCGAACCGTCAGCAGTCGGCACTCTCGAGGTCTCAGCCTCGCTGGCCCAATCATCCTGATCTCCTCGCTCATGATGTGGATCGGGCTGCTCTGGATCGGCTGGACGTTCGTCTTCGCGGGCGGTGAGAACGCTATCATCGACACCCGCGACGGGGGCCCGGTTACCTGGACTGGACGGCTGTACTACGTCGCCTACACCATGTTCACCGACGGAAACGGTGACTTCACTCCGAACGGGGGCGTCTGGCAGATGGCCTCCTCGTTCACGACGGGCAGCGGGATGCTCTTCGCGACGTTGGGCGTCTCGTACATCCTCTCGATCCTCGGAGCGGTCGCGGATAAGCGGGCGTTCGCGAACAGCGTCACCGGGCTGGGAATGCGAAGCGAGGAGTTCCTCCGGTCGGGATGGAACGGCGAGAACTTCAACGACTTCGACGACGTGCTCGATACGCTCTCCGCGGACCTGAACATGCTCGCGGAACAACACAAATCCTACCCGATCCTCCATTACTACCACAGCGAAGGGGAGGATGAAGCGTCACCGATGGCCGTCGCGATCCTCTCCGAAGCGCTGACGCTCCTCCACTACGGGGTTCCGGACGAGAAGTGTCCGAACGGTGCGCTCGTCGAGACCACGCGATCGAGCACTAAGGACTACCTCCAGACACTCGACAACGCGTTCATCGAGCCAGCCGAACAGGCACCGCCGGCGCCGGATCTCGACCGGCTCCGCGAAACCGACATCCCGACGGTCGCCGACGAGGACTTCGCCGAGGCGATCCAGGAGATGGACGAGTCCAGGCGGAAACTGCTCGCAGCAGTCGAAGCCGACGCGTGGTACTGGCCGTCCGAGAGCGATGAGTGA
- a CDS encoding DUF5795 family protein has product MSNRVVEGRMVTPKKLAEIVEGDSVMEAEDIEDADRQCPECGGDVISVGYMPSVTEFVTGFKCQECPWHETDR; this is encoded by the coding sequence ATGAGCAATCGCGTCGTCGAGGGTCGCATGGTCACGCCGAAGAAGTTGGCCGAGATCGTCGAGGGCGACTCGGTGATGGAGGCGGAGGATATCGAGGACGCGGACCGACAGTGTCCCGAGTGCGGGGGAGACGTGATCTCGGTGGGGTACATGCCCTCGGTTACCGAGTTCGTGACGGGGTTCAAGTGTCAGGAGTGTCCCTGGCACGAGACCGACCGTTGA
- a CDS encoding creatininase family protein codes for MTWQEVDAAVERTSTLLVPVGNTEQHGHHLPLGVDVYMPEAVGERVAERSPALLAPPIWYGVSPHHMFKPGTFTVSTETFQRFVTDICASAGEWGIENVVLLNGHYLAQDPELEVVVRELRTKHDIEAFHAPLVELFAEVAEEIRTGEVSFHASEFETSIMLELLPELVRMDRAERVDPPEESLPLTDYDALGDNKVGWALTAERMAELTDTGNIGDPTVATEAKGEALVDAAVAELRSLVDALEADD; via the coding sequence ATGACGTGGCAGGAGGTCGACGCGGCTGTCGAACGGACGTCGACGCTCCTCGTCCCGGTCGGGAACACGGAGCAACACGGCCATCACCTTCCACTCGGCGTCGACGTCTACATGCCCGAAGCGGTCGGGGAGCGAGTCGCCGAGCGGAGCCCCGCACTGCTGGCCCCGCCGATCTGGTACGGCGTCAGTCCGCACCACATGTTCAAACCCGGGACGTTCACCGTGTCGACGGAGACGTTCCAGCGGTTCGTGACCGATATCTGTGCGTCCGCCGGCGAGTGGGGGATCGAGAACGTCGTCCTGCTCAACGGCCACTACCTCGCCCAGGACCCCGAACTGGAGGTCGTCGTCCGCGAACTCCGGACGAAACACGATATCGAGGCCTTCCACGCACCGCTGGTGGAGCTGTTCGCGGAGGTCGCCGAGGAGATCCGGACCGGCGAGGTGTCCTTTCACGCCTCTGAGTTCGAGACCAGCATCATGCTCGAACTCCTGCCCGAACTCGTTCGCATGGACCGCGCAGAGCGCGTGGACCCCCCGGAGGAGTCGCTCCCGCTAACCGACTACGACGCACTCGGCGACAACAAGGTCGGCTGGGCGCTCACGGCTGAACGGATGGCCGAACTCACCGACACGGGCAACATCGGTGATCCGACCGTCGCGACCGAAGCGAAGGGGGAGGCGCTCGTCGACGCCGCCGTCGCGGAACTCCGCTCGCTGGTCGATGCGCTCGAGGCGGACGACTGA
- the guaB gene encoding IMP dehydrogenase: protein MANDVSDRGSFSEKLTVPEALTFDDVLLRPMESRVEPDEADVSTHVSRHVELTIPVLSAAMDTVTESGLAAAMAREGGLGVLHRNMTVEETAAEVERVKRADELVIRRENVVTAAPDQTVSEVDAMMEGAGVSGAPVVDDDDTVLGIISGTDIRPYLEVGEADAVREAMTDEVITAPEDVTARDALELMYDHKIERVPVVDDENRLVGLVTMQGVLQRREHGDAARDEDGALRVGVAVGPFEEERAVAADEAGADVLFIDCAHAHNLNVLDSAEAIKETVDADVVVGNVGTREAAEAAVGFADGLKVGIGPGSICTTRVVSGAGMPQITAVAQVADVAAEHDVPVIADGGIRYSGDAIKAIAAGADAVMLGSYFAGTDEAPGRVITMNGKRYKQYRGMGSVGAMSEGGGDRYLKEAEEDEEFVPEGVEAATPYKGSLASELHQLVGGMRSGMGYVGAGTLAEFKERSEFVRVSQAGQTEGHPHDVTITDEAPNYSPNE from the coding sequence ATGGCGAACGACGTTTCCGATCGCGGATCCTTCTCCGAGAAACTGACCGTGCCCGAGGCGCTGACGTTCGACGACGTGCTGCTCCGACCGATGGAGAGTCGCGTCGAACCCGACGAGGCCGACGTGTCCACGCACGTCTCGCGGCACGTCGAACTGACAATCCCCGTCCTCTCCGCTGCGATGGACACCGTGACCGAGAGCGGCCTGGCGGCCGCGATGGCCCGCGAGGGCGGTCTCGGGGTGCTCCACCGGAACATGACTGTCGAGGAGACGGCCGCTGAGGTCGAGCGGGTGAAGCGCGCCGACGAACTCGTTATCCGACGGGAGAACGTCGTCACGGCCGCGCCCGACCAGACCGTCAGCGAGGTGGACGCAATGATGGAGGGTGCGGGCGTCTCCGGCGCCCCGGTCGTCGACGACGACGACACCGTGCTCGGCATCATCTCCGGAACCGACATCCGCCCGTACCTGGAGGTGGGCGAGGCTGACGCCGTCCGGGAGGCGATGACCGACGAGGTCATCACCGCCCCGGAGGACGTGACCGCCCGCGACGCGCTCGAACTGATGTACGATCACAAGATCGAGCGCGTGCCGGTCGTCGACGACGAGAACCGGCTCGTCGGCCTCGTCACCATGCAGGGCGTCCTCCAGCGCCGCGAGCACGGCGACGCCGCCCGCGACGAGGACGGCGCGCTCCGTGTCGGCGTCGCCGTGGGCCCCTTCGAGGAGGAGCGCGCGGTCGCGGCCGACGAGGCCGGCGCCGACGTGCTGTTCATCGACTGCGCGCACGCGCACAACCTCAACGTCCTCGACTCGGCAGAGGCCATCAAGGAGACCGTCGACGCCGACGTGGTCGTCGGTAACGTCGGCACGCGGGAGGCCGCCGAGGCCGCCGTCGGGTTCGCGGACGGGCTGAAGGTCGGAATCGGCCCCGGCTCCATCTGCACCACGCGCGTCGTCTCGGGCGCCGGCATGCCCCAGATCACCGCCGTCGCACAGGTCGCCGACGTGGCCGCCGAACACGACGTCCCGGTCATCGCGGACGGCGGCATCCGCTACTCCGGCGACGCGATCAAGGCGATCGCCGCCGGCGCCGACGCGGTGATGCTCGGCTCGTACTTCGCAGGGACCGACGAGGCCCCGGGCCGGGTCATCACGATGAACGGCAAGCGCTACAAGCAGTACCGCGGCATGGGCTCGGTCGGCGCGATGAGCGAGGGCGGCGGCGACCGCTACCTCAAGGAGGCCGAAGAGGACGAGGAGTTCGTCCCCGAGGGCGTCGAGGCGGCGACGCCGTACAAGGGGAGCCTCGCCTCGGAGCTCCACCAGCTCGTCGGCGGGATGCGCTCCGGCATGGGCTACGTCGGCGCGGGGACGCTGGCGGAGTTCAAGGAGCGGTCCGAGTTCGTCCGCGTCTCCCAGGCCGGCCAGACCGAGGGCCACCCCCACGACGTGACCATCACGGACGAGGCGCCGAACTACAGCCCGAACGAGTAG
- a CDS encoding HalX domain-containing protein, giving the protein MSDDPPVVLVVEDEPDLADLYAAWLGDDYDVRTAYGGQEALEQLDEDVSIVLLDRRMPGLSGDEVLVAVRDHGIECRVAMVTAVEPDFDIVAMGFDDYLVKPVTREALTETVESLLRRSEYDTGVQEYFALASKKAVLESEKGRAALEESDEYRDLDARLEHLRENLDESLEDLDRHDDFERAFRDIGRADDGTDFGF; this is encoded by the coding sequence ATGAGTGATGACCCCCCCGTCGTACTGGTCGTGGAAGACGAGCCCGATCTGGCGGATCTGTACGCCGCGTGGCTCGGCGACGACTACGACGTCCGGACCGCCTACGGCGGTCAAGAGGCCCTCGAACAGCTCGACGAGGACGTGAGCATCGTCCTCCTCGACCGGCGGATGCCGGGGCTATCCGGCGACGAGGTGCTCGTCGCGGTCAGGGACCACGGTATCGAGTGCCGCGTCGCCATGGTGACCGCGGTCGAGCCCGACTTCGACATCGTGGCGATGGGCTTCGACGACTACCTCGTGAAGCCGGTGACCCGCGAGGCGCTCACCGAGACCGTCGAGAGCCTGCTCCGACGCAGCGAGTACGACACCGGCGTCCAGGAGTACTTCGCGCTCGCCTCGAAGAAGGCGGTGCTCGAGTCCGAGAAGGGTCGGGCGGCCCTCGAGGAGTCCGACGAGTACCGCGACCTCGACGCCCGGCTGGAGCACCTCCGGGAGAACCTAGACGAGAGCCTCGAGGACCTCGACCGACACGACGACTTCGAGCGGGCGTTCCGCGACATCGGGCGGGCCGACGACGGAACAGACTTCGGGTTCTGA
- a CDS encoding helix-turn-helix domain-containing protein, which translates to MSEASSIVTLALPPEEFVLHRTLREIPDARFVFEQLAHRCSERELPFVWVRGARSAPLKATLSTDPDVERATLLSESASESLYWIDWNTTVPVVLRSLLRTSGSLLNLTGTREGWSFRILYPSRSHVSAAVDALHADAITFDVTSIRAVDGKAGAKYGLTAKQWEAMQLADRLGYFSVPRETNLTDVAAELGISHQAFSARLRRGFASLVGRALALEPSSFRVPKSRNRDLSDASR; encoded by the coding sequence GTGAGCGAAGCGAGCAGTATCGTCACTCTCGCCCTTCCCCCCGAGGAGTTCGTCCTCCACCGGACGCTCCGGGAGATTCCCGACGCGCGATTCGTGTTCGAACAGCTCGCCCACAGATGCTCCGAGAGGGAACTACCGTTCGTCTGGGTCCGTGGAGCGCGCTCCGCACCGCTGAAGGCGACGCTTTCGACCGATCCGGACGTCGAGCGCGCAACGCTCCTCAGTGAATCGGCGAGCGAGTCACTCTACTGGATTGACTGGAACACGACTGTTCCGGTGGTACTCAGGTCACTGCTGCGGACGTCTGGCTCGCTCCTGAACCTCACCGGGACGAGGGAGGGTTGGTCGTTCCGGATCCTCTATCCGTCCCGAAGCCACGTTTCAGCCGCTGTTGACGCGCTGCACGCGGACGCAATTACGTTCGACGTCACATCGATCCGTGCGGTGGACGGAAAGGCCGGGGCCAAGTACGGGCTTACGGCCAAACAGTGGGAGGCGATGCAACTGGCCGACAGGCTGGGCTACTTCAGCGTCCCACGCGAAACGAATCTCACCGACGTCGCTGCGGAACTCGGGATCTCCCACCAGGCGTTTTCCGCTCGCCTTCGCCGGGGGTTCGCATCACTTGTCGGACGGGCGCTGGCGCTGGAGCCGTCGTCCTTCCGTGTCCCAAAGTCCAGAAATCGTGACCTATCGGACGCTTCTCGGTGA